The Argopecten irradians isolate NY chromosome 4, Ai_NY, whole genome shotgun sequence genome has a window encoding:
- the LOC138321105 gene encoding uncharacterized protein, which translates to MGENVMYNQFLSGDHGMINGCPNIVLLFLALLILVGSIVLVTCLSKKKKKVAPDAVIAEPVKAKEEDQNTNHDVVDDIADEIDKFAEQKKKMALYLSYLNTRDGEGLANANARRFLIATKGEKVVNNPNFDEEVEEIVDEDQMEYLERRRRAMINQLNSVMGVENKKQQQRKNRSNNFM; encoded by the exons ATGGGGGAAAACGTCATGTACAATCAGTTTCTCTCAG GAGACCATGGGATGATTAACGGTTGTCCCAATATAGTGCTATTGTTTCTGGCGCTCCTGATACTAGTTGGATCCATTGTACTGGTAACTTGTCTAAGTAAAAA GAAAAAGAAAGTGGCACCAGACGCAGTGATTGCCGAGCCTGTGAAGGCAAAGGAAGAAGACCAAAATACAAACCATGATGTAGTTGATGATATTGCAgatgaaattgataaatttGCCGAACAGAAAAAGAAGATGGCACTCTACCTTAGCTATCTAAATACTCGTGATGGAGAAGGGCTCGCCAACGCGAACGCTAGACGCTTCTTGATTGCGACCAAGGGAGAGAAAGTTGTCAATAATCCTAACTTTGATGAAGAGGTCGAGGAGATTGTAGACGAGGACCAGATGGAATATTTAGAGAGGCGACGACGCGCTATGATAAATCAGCTTAACTCGGTAATGGGTGTAGAGAACAAGAAACAACAACAGCGCAAGAACAGATCAAACAATTTTATGTGA